The genomic region CGCCACTTGTCAGTACACCGATTTTTCTAATCATGACAACCTCTGAACTTGTTAATGCAAATATAAAAATTCTGAACGCCGCAGGGGGAAGCAACAGACGTGGGCAATTTTCCTGATTGATGCTGGCTATACTATATCAATGTCTGTGAGCTGAATTGATTCAGGTCAGCGATCAACCTGCAATTCTTCCCTGCCAACTCACCCTCTGACAGGCCAGGGTGCATGGGGCGTATTTGAGTGAGAATCTTAACGCATATGATGCTGTTCGGGAACGACTGAGCAAGGATCCTGGTGGATTGTGATATCTGCACCGGGAAACCCCGCCAGCAACGCCAGCTCAACCTCTGTAGCAATGCGGTGTGCATAAAGCAACGGTAAGTCATCATCCAATTCCAGATGAAGCTGAATAAAGCGGGTTGGGCCAGACTGACGAGTACGGATGTCGTGCACACCCCGTACACCCGGCCAGCTGGAAACAATAGCGTTAATTTCTCGCCGATCGTCCTCTGGCAGCGCTCTGTCAAGCAGCGACTGGACAGCGTCATAGCCCATTCTCAATGCACTGTAGAGTATCCAGACGCCAATGCCCAATGCAAAAAACGCATCAGCACGCCGGAAGCCATACCAGCTGAGGACCAGCGCCACCAGAATCGCGCCATTCATTATCACGTCTGACTGATAATGCAGCATATCAGCGCGAACGGCCTGACTGTGGGTATGCCGAACAACCCAGCGCTGAAAAGTCACCAGTATCAGGGTTGAAAACAGAGCAATAAGGGTTACCATCACGCCAATCAACGGAGCGCGCATCTCCATGGGCGTGGCAAAGTGCTGTATACCAGTCAGAAAAAGAAAGAATGCCGAACCGGAAATAAACATGCTTTGCGCCAGCGCTGCGAGAGATTCCGCTTTACCATGGCCAAAGGTGTGTTCATCGTCCGCAGGTTGAAGAGAATAACGCACCACCAGCAGATTAGTCAGCGAAGCCGCAACATCTACAAGTGAATCCACCAGTGCTGCCAACAGGCTGACGGAACCTGTGTACCACCAGGCAAAAACCTTTATCAACAGCAATACTGACGCCAGCGTGGTTGCCGCCAGTGCAGCTGAATTAACCCGTCGCGCATAATGTTGTTCCATGCCTGACTCCATTATATGCAGAACAGTCAGTATACTGGATTTCAGGAAAAAACCTCTGGGTGAAGGGGGATGTAACCGGGTCGTCGGGAGGATGCACAGCCGGATGAACCGGTTTCGCCGGCCCCTGACCCGACGGGAAAAGACGTCTGAGAATGACGGGACCCTGTTGCATTTTTCCTGTGGTCTTATTGTCTGGAATAAAGTCCTGTTGAGACAGGCGCTAAATAGCTATTGGCTTAAATTGAAAATTAAATGATGGGTAAAAAACTCATTATAAGTGGGAAGACAGGGATGGTGGTGTCTATGGCAAGGAAAACAGTTGTTATGTTACTGACTACTATGCACTTCGTGCAGCGGTGAATCCGGCTGCATATCGGTTAACTTGCGCATTTCATTAATGCGCTGCTGATGTCGCTCGTTTAAGGCGTCCTGCTGCGTTTGTGTTAGCAAGTGATACATCTGATTGCGTACTCGTGCTATTTCGACCTGTCGGTCAATTTCTTTTATTGCAATGAGATCTAACCTTGCTTTATATGCCACTTCATTGAATTTATCTGCAATAATAATGTCGTGCAGAGATTCTAAATCGTTAATATTTATAGGAGACCGCCGATGACGCGCCTGTTGCATTAAATCCCGCATTTGTTGACGCTGCTGTTCAGAAAGATTGATTCCATCAAACATGAGAGTCTGTGGAGTCTGTGTCACGCTGTGTGACATCATCTCTTCAGGATGCATCTGGTCAGTCATTGTCACTTTTGTGGCCCATGCAGCAGAAAAGTTTATCATCAGTGTGGGTAACACAACGACGGCGGTAACTATGCGCATCGTTCACTCCCGGTTTGGTTTCCATACGTCGATTCAACGAAAGCCAGTCTACGGAGACCGCTGAAAACATGCGTCAGGCGGTGTAAAACTACGTAAAGTCATGGATTGACAGCATTCGTTCACGGTATTTTGCCTGCGGAGGGCAATAAAAATGAATAAAATCCTGTTGGTTGACGATGACCGCGAATTGACTTCGCTATTGAAAGAATTGCTTGAAATGGAGGGCTTCAACGTATTAGTCGCCGGTGATGGCGAGCAGGCACTGGGGCTACTGGACAATTCGATTGATCTGCTTTTACTGGATGTCATGATGCCAAAGAAAAATGGCATCGACACCCTGAAGGAACTGCGACAGCACCACCAGACACCAGTGATTATGTTGACTGCACGGGGTAGCGAACTGGATCGTGTTCTGGGGCTTGAACTCGGGGCAGATGACTATTTACCCAAACCGTTTAACGACCGTGAGCTGGTTGCCAGAATACGCGCAATTTTACGCCGTTCAAACTGGAGCGAACAGCAACAGCATGATAACAGCTCGCCCACTTTGGAAGTCGATCACTTACGTCTGAATCCGGGCCGTCAGGAAGCAAGTTTTGATGACATCGCGCTGGATCTCACTGGGACGGAATTCACGCTGCTTTATTTACTGGCACAGCATCTGGGGCAAGTTGTATCACGTGAGCACCTGAGTCAGGAAGTTTTAGGCAAACGCCTGACGCCGTTCGATCGCGCAATCGATATGCATATATCCAATCTACGCCGTAAACTTCCAGATCGCAAGGATGGCCACCCCTGGTTTAAAACCCTGCGAGGGCGAGGCTATCTAATGGTTTCCGCAACATGATTTCAAGCCTGACCACCCGCATCTTCGCCATTTTCTGGCTGACTCTGGCACTGGTGCTGATGCTGGTTTTAATGCTACCTAAACTGGATACACGTCAAATGACGCCGCTTCAGGATAATGAGCAGCGTCAGGGAATAATGATTGAGCAACACATCGAGGCCGAGCTCATTCAGACCCCCCCCAATGACTTGATGTGGTGGCGCAGGTTGTTCCGGGTCATCGATAAATGGGCACCACCCGGCCAGCGTTTGTTGCTGGTGACCAGTGAAGGTCGGGTAATTGGCGCACAACATAATGAAATGCAGGTGATTCGTAATTTTATCGGCCAGTCCGACAATGCCAATCACCCGAAGAAAAAGAAATACGGCAGAACAGAAATGCTCGGCCCATTCTCCGTTCGCGACGGGGAAGATAATTATCAGCTCTATTTAATCCGACCTGCTGGCAGCACGCAGCTGGACTTTATCAACCTACTGTTTGATCGTCCTTTGCTGTTACTTGTGGTGACCATGCTAATTAGTTCTCCATTATTGCTTTGGCTGGCATGGAGTCTGGCGAAACCTGCACGCAAGCTGAAACACGCAGCGGATGACGTCGCCGCAGGTAATTTGCGACAAAGACCGGAACTGGAGTCTGGTCCACAGGAATTTCTGGCTGCAGGTGCCAGTTTTAATCAAATGGTCAGCGCCCTGGAAAGGATGATGACCAGCCAACAGCGTTTACTTTCTGATATCTCTCACGAATTACGTACCCCACTCACTCGTCTGCAGCTTGCAACCGCACTGATGCGACGTCGTCAGGGCGAAGGAAAAGAGCTACAGCGTATAGAAATGGAAGCCCTGCGCCTGGACGGCATGATTAACGATTTGCTGGTGCTGTCCCGTACACAGCATAAGAATGCGTTGGTCAGTGAAGCCATGAAAGCCAGCCAACTGTGGTCAGGCGTGTTGGACGATGCACAGTTTGAGGCAGAGCAGATGGGAAAAACGCTTGATATACCCTATCCACCGGGCCCATGGCCCTTGTACGGCAACCCCAGCGCACTGGACAGCGCCCTTGAAAACATTGTTCGCAATGCCCTTCGTTATTCCTACTCGAAAATCATGGTGAGTTTCTCGGTCGATAAGCGGGGAATTACCGTCCATGTCGATGATGATGGTCCTGGCGTCAGCACTGAAGATCGCGAACAAATTTTTCGGCCTTTTTATCGAACAGATGAAGCACGCGACCGTGAGTCTGGGGGGACCGGCCTGGGGCTGGCAATCGTCGAAACCGCCATTCAACAGCATCATGGATGGGTTAAAGCTGATGACAGTCCGCTAGGTGGCTTACGGCTGACAATATGGCTACCGCTCTATACCAGCACCAGCTGATCTTTGCTATGCTGCGGCACTTGTTATTAAGGGCCGCAGACAATGTTGAATATCGTTTTATTTGAACCCGAGATTCCGCCTAATACGGGTAATATTATTCGCCTTTGTGCTAATACTGGTTTCCGGCTCCATCTTATAGAGCCGCTGGGCTTTACGTGGGATGATAAACGTCTGCGCAGGGCTGGCCTTGATTACCATGAGTTTACGGCGATACAGCATCATGCCAGCTATGAGACGTTTGTTGAGGCAGAAGCTCCCGAACGTCTGTTTGCTTTAACCACCAAGGGAACACCTGCGCACAGTGATGTGGGCTACCAGACAGAGGATTACCTGGTTTTTGGACCAGAAACACGGGGATTGCCTGACCGTATTTTAAACGCGCTCCCTGCCAGACAGAAAATCCGCATTCCTATGCGACCTGACAGCCGTAGCATGAATCTGTCGAATGCCGTCTCCGTAGTGGTGTATGAAGCGTGGCGCCAATTAAATTATGGCGGCGCATTGATTAAAACGGGTTAAATCCCGTCTCCAAATTCAAAACCCGGCGCCATTCCGTTGAAATGCTGATCCATATCCATTGAGGGCTTATCGCTGTTCGGTTTACCCACGATACGGGCTGGCACGCCCGCAGCTGTAGTATGAGGCGGCACAGGGTGCAGGACCACAGAACCTGCACCGATTTTTGCTCCACAACCAATTTCAATATTGCCGAGAATTTTGGTGCCGGCTCCAATCATCACCCCTTCACGGATTTTAGGATGACGATCGCCCGAGGTTTTACCCGTTCCGCCCAAGGTAACCGATTGTAATATTGATACATCATCTTCGATCACCGCCGTTTCACCCACAACGATCCCGGTTGCATGATCAAGCATAATGCCACGACCAATTTTAGCTGCCGGATGAATATCGACTGCAAATGAAACAGATACCTCATTTTGCAAATAGACCGCGAGCGCTCTGCGGCCCTCGTTCCACAGCCAATGCCCAATCCGATAAGCCTGCAAGGCATGGAAACCTTTCAGATATAATAAGGGCGTGGAATATTTATCAATGGCAGGATCGCGCTGGCGCACGGCCTGGATGTCGCACGCAGCGGACCCGATCATCGACGGATCCTGCCGATAGGCTTCCTGCACGATCTCACGGATAGCGATAGCAGGCATAATGGGGTTGGCCAGCTTATTCGCCAACATGTAACTCAATGCACTGCCCAGATTGTCATGTTTTAGTAAGGTTGCATGATAAAAACTGGCCAACATTGGTTCACAATCTGCCAGGATCCATGCCTCTGCTTTTATATAATCCCAGATCAATTCAGGCTCTACACACGGCATTGTTTCTCCCCTCTAAATATAGTTTCCATTGAACACCGGAAACTATTGCGCCGGGCCATCTGGTCTTAACTGACGCTGTTTTCATCTTTTCTGGCGCGCCCAAGCAGACTTAATGCTGCATCCCGTGCGCTTTTTTGGCAATACAGTACCTCATAAATTTGCTCTGTAATGGGCATTTCAACGCCATAACGCGCCGCTAACACCTTCACTTCTTTCGTGTTTCGGAATCCTTCAACCACCTGTCCAATACTGTTCTGGGCCGCCTCAACCTCAATTCCTTGTCCTAACAGCATGCCGAAACGACGGTTTCTGGACTGATTATCTGTACAGGTCAGTACCAGATCGCCAAGACCCGCCATACCCATAAAAGTAGCAGGATCGGCACCCAGTGCGATGCCAAGGCGTGACATCTCCGCCAGGCCACGGGTTATCAGGGCGGTTCGTGCATTTGCACCGAATCCGATGCAGTCAGAAATACCAGCTCCAATTGCGATAACGTTTTTTACCGCACCGCCTAACTGGACACCAATAAAGTCAGCATTATTGTAAACGCGAAAGCTCTTACCACAATGTAGTAACGTTTGCAGCTCTTGCGCAAATACATCGTCCGTTGCCGCCAGTGCGATAGCCGTCGGCAGGCCAGCCGCCAGTTCTTTGGCAAAGGTCGGCCCGGAAATCACAGCAAGGGGAAAGGTATCGCCAAGGATTTCGTGCGCTACTTCCTGTAATAGTCGTCCCGTGTCTTTTTCAAGCCCCTTGGTGGCCCAGACAATGCGCGAATCTACCCGCAAATGCGGCTTGATATGTTTCAGCATATCACCAAAAACATGGCTGGGAACGACCACCAGCACGTCCCGGCTTGCCGTAATGGCGGCTGCCAGTTCGGTTTCAATTTTTAGCGAGTCGGGAAAAGGTACATCAGGCAAAAAAGCGGTATTACAGCGGTCATGCTGGAGTCGCGTCTGATGTTGCGCATTATGACCCCATAACACCACATTATGCCCATTCCGGCTTAACGTAATGGCAAGGGCGGTGCCGTAAGATCCGGCACCGATAACGCTCATTGATGCACTCGCCTGTGGCATTACGCATCCTGCTTTGGCGCGGTGCCTTCGCTTGCCTGCTGCTGAAGATAATTCATAAACAGTGCATCAAAGTTAACCGGAGCCAGATTTAACTGAGGGAAAGTACCGCGTGAAACCAGGCTGGTAATACATTCACGCGCATAAGGGAAAAGAATATTTGGACAATATGCACCAAGACAATGCGCCATTTGATTGCCTTCAATACCGGAGACGGAGAAAATACCGGCCTGCTGTACTTCGCAAAGGAACGCCGCTTCTTCGCCCACGGTCGCGGTAACTGTAACGCGTAAGACCACTTCGAAGACATCATCGGCTAGCTGACTCGACGCCGTGTCCAAATCCAGTTTAACGTCTGGCTCCCACTCTTTCTGGAAGATCTGAGGCGCGTTAGGTGCTTCAAAAGAGACATCTTTAGTATAGATACGCTGAATCTGGAAAGACATCTCGGTACTGTTTTGTTCTGACATGTTACGTAGTCCTATATGTTAAATAATCCGTGTTCCGGTTAGTTATCCTAATAGCGAGTCAAGACCCTGAGGACCATCGAGTGCGAAGATATCGTCACAACCACCGATATGCCGGTCATTGATAAAAATCTGAGGTACTGTCGTACGGCCGCTTCGCTCGATCATTTCTTCGCGCTTTTCAGCATCACCATCAATAGCAATTTCCCGCCAGGAAACCCCTTTCTGACTCAGCAGTGCTTTTGCACGGTGGCAGAAGGGACAGGTTGCTTTAGTATAAATTTCAACGTTCGCCATGTTGCGCCTCTCCTGATTTTATTTGCCACGCACCAGCGGAAGGTTCTCACCATTCCAGCCGGAAACGCCATCTTTGAGAACAAAGACTCGCTCAAAACCTGCCGTATTAAGCTGTGCAGCAGATTCAGCAGCGGACGTTCCCGTCGCGCAAACCACAATCAGCGGCTGCGTTTTATGTTTTTCCAGTTCACTGAAACTGCCTTTTTTGATATCGGCAGCCAGCACGTTAACAGAATTGGAAATATGGCCTTTGCGGAAATCATCGCGCGAACGGACGTCAACCACCACGGCATCTTCTTTATTAATTAAGTGGATTGCCTCACCACGACTGATGGTTTTTACTTTTGAAAACAGGCCTTTAAATGTTGTAACAACAACTAAAACCAACAGCACGACCCACGCCAGACTGAGGATGGTATGGTTGCCTGCGAACTGCATAATATCTTGCATGAAGGGTAACAACTCCCGAAGCGGGTTAATGAGCTAAAATAAGGCTTCTGAGTATACCTTTCAGTGCGTTCATGTACAGTCGTGAAGGAGCGGGAGTATGGTTTTCTGGGACAGAACCGCAAAAAAAATGCTGTAAATGCACATTCTCAGTTGAGTTTGCGACAACAGCACATTCTTAAGGTGATTTGTTGCTCAATGTCTTTCCGCCCTCAATCGGGCACTACTCCACCTGGCTGCCCCTTAGCTTTGTCATTAATGGAAACGCAAAAGCCGTGGAGATAGCTGGTAAGCGGCTGTTCATCGTGGAATAATCCCAGTCCTATGTGGGAAAAAACGACAGTTTCAACGCTTCGAACCCAGGGTGATGGATCGGCCAGCGGCGTTCCATCACACCCTATTGCGTTCCTTCTTTCCAGCTGCTTACTTTGCGCTGGTTTTCTGCTGCCTGCTGTCAGTCAGGCAGCAGATGACAATAAATCTGAACTCAAAAATATTCAGCAGAATATCGCTGCCAAAGAAAAAAGTGTTCTGCTACAAAAACAGCAACGTGGCAAACTGATTGATCAGTTACAAAGCCAGGAAAAACTCATCGCTCAGACCAGCCGGCAACTGCGCGAAACACAAATTACGCTCACGGCTCTGAACAAAAAAATCACCTCTCTCACTGGCTCAATCAGCAAATTGCAGATGCAACAGGACAGCCAGCAAAAATTACTGGCCGACCAGCTTGATGCGGCTTTCCGGCAGGGTCGGCACAGTGGTGTCCAACTCATCCTCAGCGGCGAAGAGAGCCAGCGTAGCGAGCGTATTCTTGCCTATTTCGGCTATCTTAATACCGCACGTCAAAAATCTATCGACGATCTGAAAAAGACGCGTAGCGATCTTGCAGCACAGAAGGTAATACTGGAAGAAAAGCAGGCGCTGCAGAAATCCCTGCTCACTTCGCAACTGGGCCAACAACGACAACTGGAAAGCGCTCGCGTTGCCCGCAAGAAAACACTGACCGCGCTGGAATCGTCACTGGAAAAAGATCAGGCCCAGCTGACAGAAATGCGGCAAAATGAGCGCCGTTTACAGGATAAAATTGCTGCCGCAGAGCGGGAAGCGCGGGCTGAACGAGAAGCCAGAGACGCACAACGTATTCGTGAGCGTGAAGCACAGGCAAAAAACAAAGGCACTACGTATAAACCCACTGAAGGTGAGCGCTCGCTTATAGCGCGTACTGGCGGGTTGGGCCGTCCGTCGGGGCAGGCAGTCTGGCCAGTGCATGGGCGGCTGGAACACCGCTTCGGTGAACAACTTCAGGGAGAACTTCGCTGGAAAGGCCTGGTCATTAATGCGCCGGAAGGCACTGAAGTAAAGGCCATTGCTGACGGACGCGTATTAATGGCTGACTGGCTACAAGGTTACGGCCTGGTCGTGGTTATTGAGCACGGCAAAGGTGATATGAGCCTTTATGGCTATAACCAAAGTGCGCTGGTAAGCGTGGGTGCCCAGGTACGTGCCGGACAGCCCGTTGCACTGGTTGGAACCAGCGGCGGCAGAGGGACTCCCTCACTTTATTTTGAAATCCGCCGTCAGGGACAGGCCGTCAATCCACTACCGTGGTTGGGAAGATAACTTTGTCACAGTTGCGTAAAATCACCAGCATGCTGTCAGGTTTACTTATGGTCTGTAGTGCGCATGCGGGCAAACTCGCCATTGTCATTGATGATTTTGGCTATCGACCGGCACAGGAAAACCTGGTTTTACAGATGCCCGGGGAAATTTCGGTGGCTGTATTACCTGGTGCCCCCTACGCCCGTGAAATGTCGACTAAAGCGCATTTGCGCGGTCATGAAGTGCTGATTCACCTGCCGATGGCCCCCCTCAGCAAGCAGCCGCTGGAAAAGGATACGCTACGCCCGGATATGTCGAGTGCTGAAATAGAGCGCATTATCCGTGAAGCCGTTGCCAACGTTCCGTTTGCCACAGGGCTGAATAACCACATGGGCAGCGCCATGACCTCAAGTCTGTCAGGTATGCAAAAAGTGATGCAGGTATTAAATCACTATAATTTCTACTTTCTTGACAGTATGACTATTGCCAGCAGTCAGTCCACCCGTGCAGCACAGGGAACCCGCGTCAAGGTCATCAAACGTCGGGTATTTCTTGATGATATGCAGAATGAAGCCGATATCC from Erwinia tracheiphila harbors:
- the trmL gene encoding tRNA (uridine(34)/cytosine(34)/5-carboxymethylaminomethyluridine(34)-2'-O)-methyltransferase TrmL; translation: MLNIVLFEPEIPPNTGNIIRLCANTGFRLHLIEPLGFTWDDKRLRRAGLDYHEFTAIQHHASYETFVEAEAPERLFALTTKGTPAHSDVGYQTEDYLVFGPETRGLPDRILNALPARQKIRIPMRPDSRSMNLSNAVSVVVYEAWRQLNYGGALIKTG
- the cpxR gene encoding envelope stress response regulator transcription factor CpxR yields the protein MNKILLVDDDRELTSLLKELLEMEGFNVLVAGDGEQALGLLDNSIDLLLLDVMMPKKNGIDTLKELRQHHQTPVIMLTARGSELDRVLGLELGADDYLPKPFNDRELVARIRAILRRSNWSEQQQHDNSSPTLEVDHLRLNPGRQEASFDDIALDLTGTEFTLLYLLAQHLGQVVSREHLSQEVLGKRLTPFDRAIDMHISNLRRKLPDRKDGHPWFKTLRGRGYLMVSAT
- a CDS encoding divergent polysaccharide deacetylase family protein, whose protein sequence is MSQLRKITSMLSGLLMVCSAHAGKLAIVIDDFGYRPAQENLVLQMPGEISVAVLPGAPYAREMSTKAHLRGHEVLIHLPMAPLSKQPLEKDTLRPDMSSAEIERIIREAVANVPFATGLNNHMGSAMTSSLSGMQKVMQVLNHYNFYFLDSMTIASSQSTRAAQGTRVKVIKRRVFLDDMQNEADIRQQLLRAVRLAQRDGSAIAIGHPHPSTVKVLQQMLSSLPADITLVRPSQLLNEPQGAVQQPIPPSGKSTPSGNPFSSVKNCPVTIQPVPATRALDVLADSFANSTIVHYFSTQFSGLNMGTGTTH
- the secB gene encoding protein-export chaperone SecB is translated as MSEQNSTEMSFQIQRIYTKDVSFEAPNAPQIFQKEWEPDVKLDLDTASSQLADDVFEVVLRVTVTATVGEEAAFLCEVQQAGIFSVSGIEGNQMAHCLGAYCPNILFPYARECITSLVSRGTFPQLNLAPVNFDALFMNYLQQQASEGTAPKQDA
- the fieF gene encoding CDF family cation-efflux transporter FieF (FieF, a metal efflux transporter, is a member of the CDF (cation diffusion facilitator) family of transporters.), producing the protein MEQHYARRVNSAALAATTLASVLLLIKVFAWWYTGSVSLLAALVDSLVDVAASLTNLLVVRYSLQPADDEHTFGHGKAESLAALAQSMFISGSAFFLFLTGIQHFATPMEMRAPLIGVMVTLIALFSTLILVTFQRWVVRHTHSQAVRADMLHYQSDVIMNGAILVALVLSWYGFRRADAFFALGIGVWILYSALRMGYDAVQSLLDRALPEDDRREINAIVSSWPGVRGVHDIRTRQSGPTRFIQLHLELDDDLPLLYAHRIATEVELALLAGFPGADITIHQDPCSVVPEQHHMR
- the gpsA gene encoding NAD(P)H-dependent glycerol-3-phosphate dehydrogenase, whose amino-acid sequence is MPQASASMSVIGAGSYGTALAITLSRNGHNVVLWGHNAQHQTRLQHDRCNTAFLPDVPFPDSLKIETELAAAITASRDVLVVVPSHVFGDMLKHIKPHLRVDSRIVWATKGLEKDTGRLLQEVAHEILGDTFPLAVISGPTFAKELAAGLPTAIALAATDDVFAQELQTLLHCGKSFRVYNNADFIGVQLGGAVKNVIAIGAGISDCIGFGANARTALITRGLAEMSRLGIALGADPATFMGMAGLGDLVLTCTDNQSRNRRFGMLLGQGIEVEAAQNSIGQVVEGFRNTKEVKVLAARYGVEMPITEQIYEVLYCQKSARDAALSLLGRARKDENSVS
- the cysE gene encoding serine O-acetyltransferase translates to MPCVEPELIWDYIKAEAWILADCEPMLASFYHATLLKHDNLGSALSYMLANKLANPIMPAIAIREIVQEAYRQDPSMIGSAACDIQAVRQRDPAIDKYSTPLLYLKGFHALQAYRIGHWLWNEGRRALAVYLQNEVSVSFAVDIHPAAKIGRGIMLDHATGIVVGETAVIEDDVSILQSVTLGGTGKTSGDRHPKIREGVMIGAGTKILGNIEIGCGAKIGAGSVVLHPVPPHTTAAGVPARIVGKPNSDKPSMDMDQHFNGMAPGFEFGDGI
- the cpxP gene encoding cell-envelope stress modulator CpxP — protein: MRIVTAVVVLPTLMINFSAAWATKVTMTDQMHPEEMMSHSVTQTPQTLMFDGINLSEQQRQQMRDLMQQARHRRSPININDLESLHDIIIADKFNEVAYKARLDLIAIKEIDRQVEIARVRNQMYHLLTQTQQDALNERHQQRINEMRKLTDMQPDSPLHEVHSSQ
- the cpxA gene encoding envelope stress sensor histidine kinase CpxA — translated: MISSLTTRIFAIFWLTLALVLMLVLMLPKLDTRQMTPLQDNEQRQGIMIEQHIEAELIQTPPNDLMWWRRLFRVIDKWAPPGQRLLLVTSEGRVIGAQHNEMQVIRNFIGQSDNANHPKKKKYGRTEMLGPFSVRDGEDNYQLYLIRPAGSTQLDFINLLFDRPLLLLVVTMLISSPLLLWLAWSLAKPARKLKHAADDVAAGNLRQRPELESGPQEFLAAGASFNQMVSALERMMTSQQRLLSDISHELRTPLTRLQLATALMRRRQGEGKELQRIEMEALRLDGMINDLLVLSRTQHKNALVSEAMKASQLWSGVLDDAQFEAEQMGKTLDIPYPPGPWPLYGNPSALDSALENIVRNALRYSYSKIMVSFSVDKRGITVHVDDDGPGVSTEDREQIFRPFYRTDEARDRESGGTGLGLAIVETAIQQHHGWVKADDSPLGGLRLTIWLPLYTSTS
- a CDS encoding rhodanese-like domain-containing protein; the protein is MQDIMQFAGNHTILSLAWVVLLVLVVVTTFKGLFSKVKTISRGEAIHLINKEDAVVVDVRSRDDFRKGHISNSVNVLAADIKKGSFSELEKHKTQPLIVVCATGTSAAESAAQLNTAGFERVFVLKDGVSGWNGENLPLVRGK
- the grxC gene encoding glutaredoxin 3, which encodes MANVEIYTKATCPFCHRAKALLSQKGVSWREIAIDGDAEKREEMIERSGRTTVPQIFINDRHIGGCDDIFALDGPQGLDSLLG
- the envC gene encoding murein hydrolase activator EnvC produces the protein MWEKTTVSTLRTQGDGSASGVPSHPIAFLLSSCLLCAGFLLPAVSQAADDNKSELKNIQQNIAAKEKSVLLQKQQRGKLIDQLQSQEKLIAQTSRQLRETQITLTALNKKITSLTGSISKLQMQQDSQQKLLADQLDAAFRQGRHSGVQLILSGEESQRSERILAYFGYLNTARQKSIDDLKKTRSDLAAQKVILEEKQALQKSLLTSQLGQQRQLESARVARKKTLTALESSLEKDQAQLTEMRQNERRLQDKIAAAEREARAEREARDAQRIREREAQAKNKGTTYKPTEGERSLIARTGGLGRPSGQAVWPVHGRLEHRFGEQLQGELRWKGLVINAPEGTEVKAIADGRVLMADWLQGYGLVVVIEHGKGDMSLYGYNQSALVSVGAQVRAGQPVALVGTSGGRGTPSLYFEIRRQGQAVNPLPWLGR